In Acinetobacter pittii, one genomic interval encodes:
- a CDS encoding FAD-binding oxidoreductase: MNYSNKQVMSDNPESMPFRLLGGWIEQPSNLQPELVGSVNADVIVVGAGFAGLSTALELTARGAKVIVLEQEFGGFGASGRNAGYLLGSMGIEFEVFAKRLGVERAKQFVNFYDEGVTYVEKRLAELGIDCDYNPSGIIRAVIDPSQEKWLRRSMRVGEELGSHTRFVDQAEMRARGIPPAFLFGSEQRGGTLNPGKYVSGLRRAAIQAGVKIYEKTPLLSYSEGSIITCKTARGSASAPIMVLTTNAFTPQLGLLRDKVAPIRVSAIETQQLTPKQLESLGWPGREGIITPHLMMESHRLTAHNTMVLTVKKLNYVYGSKTPNVPDHDAYAALAQTLRERHPTLKGLGIKHCWSGYVSVAYDFLPVVGSTGPHQNIIYAAGCTGHGLATQSLMGQLLAEKIKGVENPILKNLYHKTPSTLPEPLQWCVFKTGFKAAAFYDRLTDRKALAAKKDL; encoded by the coding sequence ATGAATTATTCAAATAAACAAGTGATGAGTGACAACCCTGAATCTATGCCATTTCGTCTTTTAGGTGGCTGGATAGAACAGCCTAGCAACCTTCAACCTGAGTTGGTGGGTTCGGTCAACGCAGATGTCATTGTGGTTGGTGCTGGTTTTGCCGGGTTGTCTACAGCTCTTGAACTCACTGCACGAGGTGCAAAAGTCATCGTACTTGAGCAAGAGTTCGGTGGTTTCGGTGCCAGCGGCCGTAATGCGGGTTATCTGCTTGGTAGTATGGGAATTGAATTCGAAGTGTTCGCCAAGCGCCTCGGCGTTGAACGTGCAAAGCAGTTTGTCAATTTCTACGATGAGGGCGTGACCTATGTTGAAAAACGTCTAGCCGAGTTAGGCATCGATTGTGATTACAACCCTTCTGGGATTATACGCGCTGTTATAGATCCTTCGCAGGAAAAATGGCTACGCCGCAGTATGAGAGTTGGTGAAGAATTAGGTTCCCATACTCGCTTTGTAGATCAAGCCGAAATGCGTGCTCGTGGAATTCCACCAGCTTTTCTGTTTGGTAGCGAACAGCGCGGCGGCACGCTAAACCCCGGTAAATACGTGAGTGGTTTACGCCGTGCAGCCATTCAGGCAGGTGTTAAAATTTATGAAAAAACACCATTGCTCTCTTATAGCGAAGGATCAATCATTACCTGCAAAACCGCTCGCGGTAGTGCCAGCGCACCCATCATGGTGTTAACCACAAATGCTTTCACACCTCAGTTGGGATTGCTGCGTGATAAAGTTGCTCCGATACGGGTTTCGGCAATTGAGACCCAACAATTAACTCCAAAGCAATTGGAGTCTCTGGGTTGGCCTGGCCGAGAAGGTATTATTACACCGCATCTCATGATGGAAAGCCATCGACTGACTGCACACAACACAATGGTGTTGACAGTTAAGAAGTTGAATTATGTTTACGGTTCAAAAACTCCGAACGTACCAGATCACGACGCCTATGCGGCACTCGCACAGACCTTACGTGAACGTCACCCAACCTTAAAAGGTCTTGGTATTAAGCACTGTTGGAGTGGATATGTTAGCGTGGCTTATGACTTTTTGCCTGTGGTTGGATCAACTGGACCACATCAAAATATTATCTATGCAGCTGGCTGTACGGGACATGGGCTTGCGACTCAGTCGCTCATGGGACAACTTCTTGCCGAGAAAATTAAAGGAGTAGAAAATCCTATTCTGAAAAACTTATACCACAAGACCCCTTCTACGCTACCTGAACCACTCCAGTGGTGCGTATTTAAAACAGGTTTCAAAGCAGCAGCATTCTATGACCGTCTAACTGACCGCAAAGCGCTTGCAGCTAAAAAGGATTTATAG
- a CDS encoding TetR/AcrR family transcriptional regulator, whose protein sequence is MTMMENKIGRPSKAQERSYEILQAAVSVVAKEGLEGITFAKVAEASGMQRTLVHHYFSSRSDLMNAFIEHYISKMGTEIIHRFSGKPLSERITMMFTPEVYRTQDDLIVWFELVAQSARNPFIQQMLHTLWTKHWLPDFENQLAQEYPKATPEAISSATYVIVCLFEAYWAFSIQGVTDQQRQKQMEQTVLMILNGLS, encoded by the coding sequence ATGACGATGATGGAAAACAAAATAGGGCGCCCAAGTAAAGCTCAAGAAAGGTCTTATGAAATTCTTCAAGCTGCTGTTTCAGTTGTGGCGAAAGAAGGGTTAGAAGGAATTACTTTTGCCAAAGTAGCGGAAGCTTCAGGCATGCAACGTACTCTCGTACATCATTATTTTTCGTCACGTTCAGATTTAATGAACGCTTTCATTGAACATTACATTTCAAAAATGGGCACTGAAATTATTCATCGTTTTAGTGGAAAACCATTGAGCGAGCGAATCACCATGATGTTCACACCTGAAGTGTATCGGACTCAAGATGATTTAATAGTTTGGTTTGAGTTGGTGGCTCAAAGTGCGAGAAATCCATTTATCCAGCAAATGCTCCATACACTTTGGACAAAGCACTGGCTTCCAGATTTTGAAAATCAATTGGCACAAGAATATCCAAAAGCGACACCAGAGGCGATTAGCTCAGCGACCTATGTCATTGTTTGTTTATTTGAAGCTTATTGGGCGTTTAGTATTCAAGGCGTCACTGATCAACAGAGACAAAAGCAAATGGAGCAAACGGTATTAATGATTTTAAATGGGCTAAGCTAA
- the adeC gene encoding AdeC/AdeK/OprM family multidrug efflux complex outer membrane factor encodes MSKSAVLSRGFMISTLSITLTACISMQSPQPTAKSNIPQNFTETYAGPSIAEQGYKAFFSDPRLLEVIEISLNNNRDLRTAALNIERAQQQYQITKYDQLPTIGATANAIRQVNPSVNPNNPYSTFQVGLGVTAYELDFWGRVQSLKDAALNNYLATQSAKDSTQISLVSQVAQAWLNYSFATANLNLAQQTLKAQLDSYNLNQKRFNVGIDSEIPLRQAQISVETARNDVANYKTQVSQAQNLLNLLAGQAIPSNLLPTQSVKTITQEKNFSTGLSSDLLQNRPDLKVAEYQLRAAGANIGAAKARMFPTITLTGSAGYASTELKDLFKSGGFAWSVGPSIDLPIFDWGMRKANIKVSEIDQKIALSEYEKAIQASFREVNDALAAHAHIEERLSAQRRLVSATDTTYKLSTARFRAGIDSYLTVLDAQRSAYAAQQGLLVLEQTKLNNQIEIYKALGGGLNK; translated from the coding sequence ATGTCTAAGTCGGCTGTTTTATCTCGTGGATTTATGATTTCCACCCTCTCGATTACGTTAACTGCATGTATAAGCATGCAATCACCTCAACCCACTGCTAAGTCTAATATTCCACAAAATTTCACCGAAACTTATGCAGGTCCTTCAATTGCTGAACAAGGATATAAAGCCTTTTTTTCCGATCCTCGTTTATTAGAAGTTATTGAAATAAGTTTGAATAATAATCGCGACTTACGTACAGCAGCGTTAAATATTGAGCGTGCCCAGCAGCAATACCAAATTACCAAATACGACCAACTTCCGACGATTGGTGCGACAGCAAATGCCATTAGGCAAGTTAACCCTTCGGTAAACCCTAACAACCCTTACTCTACGTTTCAGGTGGGTTTAGGAGTAACGGCGTATGAACTTGATTTTTGGGGACGCGTTCAAAGTCTCAAAGATGCAGCATTAAATAATTACTTAGCAACACAAAGTGCTAAAGACTCAACTCAAATTAGTTTGGTGAGCCAAGTTGCACAAGCTTGGTTAAATTATTCTTTTGCTACAGCAAACTTAAATCTTGCGCAGCAAACTTTAAAAGCTCAACTTGATTCGTACAATCTGAATCAAAAGCGTTTTAATGTCGGGATTGATAGCGAAATACCTTTACGCCAAGCCCAAATTTCGGTCGAAACAGCACGTAATGATGTCGCAAACTACAAAACTCAAGTTTCACAAGCACAGAACTTGTTAAATCTTTTGGCCGGACAAGCGATTCCGTCAAACCTGCTTCCAACTCAGTCGGTTAAAACAATTACTCAAGAAAAGAATTTCTCAACTGGTTTAAGTAGCGATTTACTACAAAACCGTCCAGACCTGAAAGTCGCTGAATATCAGCTTCGTGCAGCGGGTGCCAACATCGGTGCGGCAAAAGCTCGTATGTTTCCGACCATTACACTTACGGGTTCAGCTGGATATGCATCGACTGAACTCAAAGATTTATTTAAATCTGGCGGGTTTGCATGGTCAGTTGGCCCTAGCATAGACCTGCCTATTTTTGATTGGGGAATGCGTAAAGCCAATATTAAGGTTTCAGAAATTGACCAAAAAATTGCGCTTTCTGAATATGAAAAAGCGATTCAGGCTTCTTTCCGTGAAGTTAACGATGCCTTAGCTGCCCATGCTCATATTGAAGAACGCTTAAGTGCCCAGCGCCGTTTAGTGTCTGCAACCGATACCACTTATAAACTCTCTACAGCCCGCTTTAGAGCCGGAATTGATAGTTATTTGACTGTTTTGGATGCCCAGCGTTCTGCATATGCGGCTCAACAAGGTCTACTGGTTCTCGAACAAACCAAATTAAATAATCAAATTGAAATCTATAAAGCCTTGGGTGGAGGGTTAAATAAATAA
- a CDS encoding efflux RND transporter permease subunit, with translation MMSQFFIRRPVFAWVIAIFIILFGLLSIPKLPIARFPSVAPPQVTISAVYPGATPKTINDSVVTLIERELSGVKNLLYYSATTDTSGTAQISATFKPGTDVEMAQVDVQNKIKAVEARLPQVVRQQGLQVEASSSGFLMLVGINSPNGQYSEVELSDYLVRNVVEELKRVEGVGKVQSFGAEKAMRIWVDPNKLVSYGLSISDVNNAIRENNVEIAPGRLGDLPAVKGQLISIPLSAEGQLGDVEQFKNISLKSKTSGSVIKLSDVANVEMGSQAYNFAILENGKPATAAAIQLSPGANAVKTAEGVRAKIEELKVNLPEGMQFSIPYDTAPFVKISIEKVIHTLLEAMVLVFIVMYLFLHNVRYTLIPAIVAPIALLGTFSVMLLAGFSINVLTMFGMVLAIGIIVDDAIVVVENVERIMATEGLHPKEATSKAMKEITSPIIGITLVLAAVFLPMAFASGSVGIIYQQFTLTMSVSILFSALLALILTPALCATILKPIDGHHQKKGFFAWFDRSFDKVTKKYELILLKVIKHSIPMMAIFIVITGLTFAGMKYWPTAFMPEEDQGWFLTTFQLPSDATAERTRGVVNEFENSLKDNPNVKSNTTIMGWGFSGAGQNVGMAFTTLKDFKERTSSASEITSAVNETMAHSKEGSSMAVLPPAIDELGTFSGFSLRLQDRANLGMPALLAAQDQLMAMAAKNQKFYMVWNEGLPQGDNISLKIDRHKLNALGVKFVDVSDIISTSMGSMYINDFPNQGRMQQVIVQVEAKSRMKLQDILNLKVMGASGQLVSLSEVVTPQWNKAPQQYNRYNGRPSLSIAGIPNFDTSSGDAMREMEQLIAKLPKGIGYEWTGISLQEKQSESQMAFLLGLSMLVVFLVLAALYESWSIPLSVMLVVPLGIFGAIIAIMTKGLMNDVFFKIGLITIIGLSAKNAILIVEFAKMLKEEGMSLVEATVAAAKLRLRPILMTSLAFTCGVVPLVIASGASSETQHALGTGVFGGMISATILAIFFVPVFFIFVLGAAEKLFSSKQKVKS, from the coding sequence ATGATGTCACAATTTTTCATTCGTCGCCCCGTGTTTGCATGGGTGATTGCGATTTTCATTATTTTGTTTGGATTACTCAGTATTCCCAAACTTCCTATAGCACGCTTCCCTAGTGTTGCGCCTCCACAAGTCACCATTAGTGCTGTCTACCCAGGTGCGACCCCCAAAACGATTAACGATAGTGTCGTTACTCTGATTGAAAGAGAACTATCTGGCGTTAAAAATTTACTTTATTACAGCGCAACCACAGACACCTCGGGTACGGCTCAAATATCGGCGACCTTTAAACCGGGCACAGATGTTGAAATGGCACAGGTGGATGTACAAAACAAGATCAAGGCTGTTGAAGCACGTCTACCTCAAGTGGTCCGCCAACAAGGTTTACAGGTTGAAGCCTCTTCATCAGGCTTCTTGATGCTAGTCGGAATCAACTCACCGAATGGACAATATTCTGAAGTTGAGCTAAGTGATTATTTAGTCCGTAACGTTGTCGAAGAATTAAAACGTGTTGAAGGTGTAGGTAAAGTTCAATCTTTCGGTGCTGAAAAAGCCATGCGCATTTGGGTTGACCCAAATAAACTGGTGTCTTATGGCCTGTCGATTAGTGATGTCAATAATGCGATTCGCGAAAATAATGTCGAGATTGCACCAGGTCGACTCGGTGACCTACCTGCTGTCAAAGGACAATTGATCTCGATTCCTTTATCTGCCGAAGGTCAATTGGGTGATGTTGAACAATTTAAAAATATTAGTCTCAAGAGTAAAACCAGTGGTAGTGTCATTAAACTATCTGATGTTGCCAATGTGGAGATGGGTTCACAAGCCTATAACTTTGCTATTTTAGAAAATGGTAAACCTGCAACGGCGGCAGCAATCCAACTTAGTCCTGGCGCAAATGCTGTAAAAACGGCTGAAGGTGTCAGAGCCAAAATTGAAGAATTAAAAGTCAATTTACCTGAAGGCATGCAATTTAGTATCCCTTACGATACTGCTCCATTTGTCAAAATATCGATTGAAAAGGTAATTCACACATTACTTGAAGCCATGGTTTTAGTTTTCATTGTGATGTACCTGTTTCTTCATAATGTCCGTTATACGCTTATTCCGGCAATTGTTGCCCCTATTGCATTGCTAGGAACATTCTCTGTGATGTTGCTTGCAGGGTTCTCGATTAATGTGCTCACCATGTTTGGTATGGTGCTCGCCATCGGTATTATTGTCGATGATGCCATTGTGGTCGTAGAGAATGTCGAAAGGATTATGGCAACTGAAGGTCTACATCCAAAAGAAGCAACGTCCAAGGCCATGAAAGAAATCACCAGTCCAATTATTGGGATTACCTTGGTACTTGCAGCCGTATTTTTACCAATGGCTTTTGCCAGTGGCTCAGTTGGCATTATTTATCAACAATTTACCTTAACCATGTCGGTGTCTATTCTGTTCTCGGCATTATTGGCATTGATCTTGACTCCGGCGCTGTGTGCCACCATTTTAAAACCGATTGATGGGCATCATCAAAAGAAAGGTTTCTTTGCTTGGTTTGATCGTAGCTTTGACAAAGTCACTAAAAAGTATGAGTTAATCTTACTGAAAGTGATCAAGCATAGTATTCCAATGATGGCGATCTTTATAGTCATTACAGGTCTCACCTTTGCAGGCATGAAATACTGGCCAACAGCTTTTATGCCAGAAGAAGATCAGGGCTGGTTTCTTACCACCTTCCAGTTGCCTTCCGATGCTACAGCTGAAAGAACACGAGGTGTGGTGAATGAGTTTGAAAACAGTTTAAAAGACAACCCGAACGTGAAAAGCAATACCACGATTATGGGCTGGGGCTTTAGTGGCGCAGGCCAAAACGTGGGGATGGCTTTTACCACACTCAAAGATTTTAAAGAGCGTACTTCATCGGCAAGCGAAATCACCAGCGCTGTCAATGAAACAATGGCACATAGTAAAGAAGGTTCATCTATGGCCGTTCTACCTCCAGCCATTGATGAGTTAGGCACGTTCTCTGGTTTTAGTCTTCGATTACAAGATCGGGCGAACTTAGGTATGCCTGCACTACTTGCTGCCCAAGATCAATTAATGGCAATGGCAGCCAAAAACCAGAAGTTTTATATGGTTTGGAATGAGGGTTTACCTCAAGGAGACAATATTTCTTTAAAAATTGACCGACATAAATTAAATGCACTCGGTGTTAAATTTGTCGACGTGTCAGACATCATCTCAACGTCAATGGGTTCAATGTATATCAATGACTTTCCAAACCAAGGTCGTATGCAGCAAGTGATTGTGCAAGTTGAAGCAAAATCACGTATGAAATTGCAAGATATTTTGAATCTTAAAGTGATGGGTGCAAGTGGCCAATTGGTTTCTTTATCGGAAGTTGTGACACCTCAATGGAACAAAGCACCACAACAATACAACCGCTACAACGGACGTCCATCTTTGAGTATTGCGGGTATTCCTAACTTCGATACTTCATCTGGTGATGCAATGCGTGAAATGGAACAACTCATCGCAAAATTACCAAAAGGAATTGGCTATGAATGGACTGGTATTTCTCTTCAAGAGAAACAATCAGAATCACAAATGGCATTCTTGCTTGGTTTGTCGATGCTCGTTGTATTCCTCGTACTTGCAGCTCTTTATGAAAGCTGGTCAATTCCGCTATCGGTTATGCTGGTTGTGCCATTAGGTATTTTTGGAGCGATCATTGCCATTATGACCAAAGGGCTGATGAACGATGTGTTTTTCAAAATTGGCCTAATTACGATTATCGGTCTTTCCGCCAAGAATGCGATTTTGATTGTTGAATTCGCCAAGATGCTCAAAGAAGAAGGAATGAGTTTAGTTGAAGCTACTGTTGCCGCAGCCAAACTCCGCTTACGTCCTATTCTGATGACTTCTCTTGCCTTTACTTGTGGTGTGGTGCCTTTAGTGATTGCATCAGGGGCTAGTTCTGAAACACAACATGCGCTCGGAACTGGTGTGTTTGGCGGCATGATTTCAGCAACCATCCTAGCAATTTTCTTTGTACCGGTATTCTTCATCTTTGTACTAGGCGCAGCCGAAAAACTGTTTTCTTCCAAACAGAAAGTTAAATCTTAA
- a CDS encoding AdeA/AdeI family multidrug efflux RND transporter periplasmic adaptor subunit, with translation MQKQLLLPLFLSIGLIIQGCSSEEAKQPEVPPAKVSVLSLQPQSVNFSENLPARVQAFRTAEIRPQVGGIIEKVLFTQGSEVKAGQALYKINAETFQADVNSNKASLNKAEAEVARLKVQLERYEQLLPSNAISKQEVSNAQAEYRQALADVAQMKALLTRQNLNLQYATVRAPISGRIGQSFVTEGALVSQGDTKNLATIQQIDKVYVDVKQSIGEYERLQTALQNGELSANSDKTVRIANSHGQFYNVSAKMLFEDINVDPETGDVTIRIVVNNPERKLLPGMYVRVNIDRASVPQALLVPAQAIQRNNNGVPQVYVINAKGLAEVRPIELGQQYEQFYLVNKGLKVGDKVIVEGIDRIQPNQKLEISKWKAPITQGAQ, from the coding sequence ATGCAAAAGCAGCTCTTACTTCCCTTATTTTTATCTATTGGGCTAATCATCCAAGGTTGTAGTTCCGAAGAGGCTAAACAACCAGAAGTCCCACCGGCGAAAGTCAGTGTATTAAGTCTCCAGCCACAATCCGTTAATTTTAGCGAGAACCTTCCAGCTCGCGTTCAAGCCTTCCGTACTGCTGAAATTCGTCCGCAAGTCGGCGGTATTATTGAAAAAGTATTATTTACTCAAGGTAGTGAAGTAAAAGCTGGGCAAGCCTTATACAAAATTAATGCTGAAACTTTTCAGGCTGATGTAAATAGCAACAAGGCTTCTCTCAATAAAGCCGAAGCTGAAGTCGCACGTTTAAAGGTCCAGTTGGAACGCTATGAACAACTGTTACCAAGTAATGCGATTAGTAAACAAGAAGTCAGTAATGCTCAGGCTGAATATCGCCAAGCTTTAGCTGATGTCGCACAAATGAAAGCTCTACTCACCCGTCAAAACCTGAATCTGCAATACGCAACAGTACGTGCGCCCATCTCTGGTCGTATTGGGCAATCATTTGTGACTGAAGGTGCTTTAGTCAGCCAAGGTGATACGAAGAATTTGGCGACCATACAACAGATTGACAAAGTTTATGTTGATGTAAAGCAATCTATTGGTGAATACGAGCGCTTACAAACTGCATTACAAAACGGTGAATTATCTGCCAATAGCGATAAAACTGTTCGTATTGCTAATAGCCATGGCCAATTCTACAACGTCAGCGCAAAAATGCTGTTTGAAGATATTAATGTAGATCCGGAAACAGGTGATGTCACCATTCGTATCGTGGTGAATAACCCTGAACGTAAATTGCTTCCTGGAATGTATGTACGTGTCAATATTGACCGAGCATCCGTACCTCAAGCCCTCCTTGTACCTGCCCAAGCAATCCAGCGTAATAACAATGGTGTCCCACAGGTTTATGTCATTAATGCTAAAGGTTTGGCAGAGGTTCGTCCGATCGAGCTTGGACAACAATATGAACAGTTCTACTTAGTGAATAAAGGACTCAAAGTAGGTGACAAAGTCATCGTTGAAGGAATTGATCGTATTCAACCGAATCAAAAGCTTGAAATAAGTAAGTGGAAAGCACCCATTACTCAAGGAGCTCAATGA
- the adeR gene encoding efflux system response regulator transcription factor AdeR: MFEASFSFDCRDKQILVVEDEYDIGDIIEQYLKREGMRVIRAMNGKQAIEIHASQPIDLILLDIKLPELNGWEVLSKIRQKAQTPVIMLTALDQDIDKVMALRIGADDFVVKPFNPNEVVARVQAVLRRTHQNKQTATKNLHYKNIEINTEIHSVYINQMDRKILLNLTLTEYKILLLMINQPHRVFTRGELMNQCLPDSDALERTVDSHVSKLRKKLEEYGLAHMLINVRGVGYRLDHPQR; this comes from the coding sequence ATGTTCGAAGCTTCATTTTCTTTTGATTGCCGTGATAAACAAATTCTTGTTGTAGAAGATGAATACGATATTGGGGACATTATTGAACAATATTTAAAACGTGAAGGCATGCGAGTTATTCGGGCAATGAATGGTAAGCAGGCAATCGAAATTCATGCATCACAACCCATTGATTTAATTTTACTTGATATTAAATTACCTGAACTCAATGGTTGGGAAGTGCTCAGTAAAATTCGTCAAAAAGCACAAACGCCTGTCATTATGCTGACCGCATTAGATCAGGATATTGATAAAGTGATGGCCTTACGAATCGGTGCAGATGATTTTGTAGTCAAGCCATTTAACCCGAATGAAGTGGTTGCACGTGTGCAGGCTGTTTTAAGAAGAACCCATCAAAACAAACAGACGGCGACCAAAAATCTGCATTATAAAAATATTGAAATTAATACCGAGATTCATAGTGTTTATATCAATCAGATGGACAGGAAAATCTTACTCAACCTGACGTTAACTGAATATAAAATACTACTCTTAATGATTAATCAGCCGCACAGAGTATTTACTCGAGGTGAGTTAATGAATCAATGCTTGCCCGATAGTGATGCTTTAGAAAGAACGGTTGATAGCCATGTCAGTAAGTTAAGAAAAAAACTAGAAGAGTACGGGCTTGCACACATGCTTATTAATGTCCGCGGTGTCGGATATAGATTAGATCATCCCCAACGATAA
- the adeS gene encoding two-component sensor histidine kinase AdeS: MKNKLGINKQFFIAFSMVNLSITLLSVFLGYFVYNYAIESGWIAVSSLEGDWTDFHFIDWIWLGTVILCGSIISLIIGMQLAKRFIVPINSLADAANKISEGDLSARANDQKVHSTEIYTLILNFNDMAQKLESSVQNAQVWNAAIAHELRTPITILQGRLQGIVDGVFNAEPELIRSLLNQVEGLSHLVEDLRTLSLFENKQLKLNIESVDFLRCVEKVIRMFDEKLRQSNFTINYDISNELVSCDARRMEQVLIALIDNAIRYSNPGVLKIKSSVERGQWILEIVDEGPGIPVEYQKELFNPFYRVEQSRNKALGGTGLGLAVVQAIVLAHSGTIRYENRSSNSAFIIQIKTNA; this comes from the coding sequence ATGAAAAATAAATTAGGGATTAATAAGCAATTTTTTATTGCTTTTAGTATGGTGAATTTGAGCATCACTTTATTGTCTGTATTTCTAGGATATTTTGTCTATAACTATGCAATTGAAAGTGGATGGATTGCAGTAAGTTCCTTGGAAGGAGACTGGACAGATTTTCACTTTATTGACTGGATTTGGCTAGGTACAGTTATTTTATGTGGTTCAATTATTTCTTTAATCATTGGAATGCAGTTAGCAAAAAGATTTATTGTGCCCATCAATTCATTGGCAGATGCCGCGAATAAAATTAGTGAGGGTGATTTGTCTGCTCGAGCAAATGATCAAAAAGTCCATTCCACAGAGATTTATACATTAATTTTAAATTTTAATGATATGGCTCAAAAGCTTGAAAGTTCTGTACAAAATGCACAAGTATGGAATGCAGCTATTGCCCACGAATTAAGGACTCCAATCACAATTTTACAAGGCAGATTACAGGGCATTGTAGATGGGGTTTTTAATGCTGAGCCTGAACTCATCCGAAGTTTGTTGAATCAAGTAGAAGGGCTGTCACATTTAGTAGAAGACTTGAGGACATTGAGTTTATTTGAAAATAAACAGCTTAAGTTAAATATTGAGTCAGTTGATTTTTTGAGATGTGTTGAAAAAGTAATACGGATGTTTGATGAAAAACTTAGACAATCAAATTTTACTATAAATTACGACATTTCTAATGAGCTGGTATCTTGCGATGCAAGACGTATGGAGCAAGTCTTAATCGCGTTGATCGATAATGCAATTAGATACTCTAATCCTGGAGTTTTAAAAATTAAGTCATCAGTTGAACGAGGGCAATGGATATTAGAAATAGTCGATGAAGGGCCGGGAATTCCCGTTGAATATCAAAAAGAATTATTTAATCCTTTTTATAGGGTGGAGCAGTCCAGAAATAAAGCTTTAGGAGGAACAGGGTTAGGTTTGGCAGTTGTGCAAGCCATTGTTTTAGCTCACTCGGGCACAATTAGATATGAAAATCGCAGTTCAAATAGTGCTTTTATTATTCAAATAAAAACAAATGCTTAA
- a CDS encoding phytanoyl-CoA dioxygenase family protein — translation MSLVKLSKDTQIDEIVSIIKRDGGVIIENFLNDEITKDIYEALSKQLELIPDGEDDYFAGTKTRRMSRLFARLPQMPLVAMNPVFLDTAKAILQTPLHAWSGENKIELCPDIQVGVTQAIQIWPGQKAQPLHRDDTVWMWRHPVYGREARVQIMFAVTDFTEENGATRVIPASHLWDDQRVPKEDETIAAEMKAGDALIWIGSTYHGGGANVSQEPRIGLTMSYDLGFLRQEENHYLSLSSETVKNFPDELKGLLGWNMSTTFVGFVEHDGKMMNPIDMLNVQNFKTSGII, via the coding sequence ATGTCACTCGTTAAATTAAGCAAAGATACACAAATCGATGAGATCGTTTCGATTATTAAAAGAGATGGTGGGGTCATCATTGAAAATTTTTTAAATGATGAAATTACCAAAGATATTTATGAGGCACTCTCAAAGCAATTAGAATTAATTCCTGACGGAGAAGATGATTATTTTGCAGGTACTAAGACCCGCCGAATGAGTCGTTTATTTGCCCGCTTGCCGCAAATGCCGTTAGTTGCCATGAACCCAGTATTTTTAGACACTGCAAAAGCGATTCTTCAAACTCCTCTACATGCTTGGAGTGGTGAAAATAAAATTGAATTGTGTCCAGACATCCAAGTGGGTGTGACACAAGCAATTCAAATTTGGCCCGGTCAAAAAGCTCAACCTTTACATCGTGACGATACTGTATGGATGTGGCGACATCCAGTTTATGGGCGTGAAGCTAGAGTACAAATCATGTTTGCCGTGACTGATTTTACTGAAGAAAATGGTGCTACACGTGTTATCCCTGCAAGTCATTTATGGGATGACCAAAGAGTACCTAAAGAAGATGAAACGATAGCGGCCGAAATGAAGGCTGGAGATGCTTTAATATGGATTGGTTCTACCTACCATGGCGGTGGAGCGAATGTAAGTCAAGAACCGCGTATCGGTTTAACAATGTCGTATGATCTCGGTTTCCTTCGTCAAGAAGAAAACCATTATTTATCTCTATCATCTGAAACAGTTAAAAACTTTCCAGATGAGCTAAAAGGCTTACTAGGCTGGAATATGAGCACAACATTTGTTGGATTTGTTGAACACGACGGTAAAATGATGAATCCAATAGATATGTTAAATGTTCAAAACTTTAAAACGTCTGGAATCATTTAA